A DNA window from Pseudomonas tohonis contains the following coding sequences:
- a CDS encoding TolC family outer membrane protein, with product MRAMTPLWSSMLLALASAQVQAMNLTEAIQSTLDNHPEIRAASNARLVADEEKKIAKGGYLPTVDLIAGVGRENTDSPSTRALGDHNTETLNYRNAELRLRQMLFDGFNTPNEVGRTEAVVNSRAYYTLGTSESLALRTVEVYLEVLKRREMVALARNNLQSHQRVGDQINLRSQRGVGSMADSDQSAARLALAENNLYTEEVNLADAEANFLSAVGRPADELETPSTIRGEMPADLLAARQTMMDNNPFLKSAQADVQAAEKQYESAKSPFYPRFDAELATTADDNVQGDEGHYNTWRAAVVMNYNLFNGMRDKARLQAAAHSINQSMDIRNNALRVLNENLALAWNAMENARLQTPKARDYADYTQRVREAYQQQFGLGQRTLLDLLDSDNELFTANRRYVEVRYTEEFAMFRVISAMGDLLRRQNVVVPAEAIAASEVKSEARLPEMK from the coding sequence ATGCGAGCAATGACCCCCCTCTGGAGCAGCATGCTGTTGGCACTCGCCAGCGCTCAGGTCCAGGCCATGAACCTCACCGAGGCTATCCAGAGCACGCTGGATAACCATCCGGAAATCCGCGCCGCATCCAATGCGCGGCTCGTCGCCGACGAAGAGAAGAAGATCGCCAAGGGCGGCTACCTACCGACCGTCGACCTGATAGCCGGCGTGGGCCGTGAAAACACCGACAGCCCGAGCACGCGCGCGTTGGGTGATCACAACACCGAGACGCTGAACTACCGCAACGCCGAGCTGCGCCTGCGGCAGATGCTCTTCGACGGCTTCAACACCCCCAACGAGGTGGGCCGCACCGAGGCGGTGGTCAACTCCCGCGCCTACTACACCCTGGGCACCTCGGAGAGCCTGGCGCTGCGCACCGTCGAGGTGTACCTCGAAGTGCTCAAGCGCCGCGAGATGGTGGCCCTGGCCCGCAACAACCTGCAGTCGCACCAGCGCGTGGGCGACCAGATCAACCTGCGCAGCCAGCGCGGCGTCGGCAGCATGGCCGACTCCGACCAGTCCGCCGCGCGCCTGGCCCTGGCCGAGAACAACCTCTACACCGAGGAAGTGAACCTGGCCGACGCCGAAGCCAACTTCCTCAGCGCCGTCGGTCGCCCCGCCGACGAGCTGGAAACGCCCTCGACCATCCGTGGCGAAATGCCGGCGGACCTGCTCGCCGCCCGCCAGACCATGATGGACAACAACCCCTTCCTGAAATCGGCCCAGGCCGACGTGCAGGCGGCGGAGAAGCAGTACGAGTCGGCCAAGTCGCCGTTCTACCCGCGCTTCGACGCCGAGCTGGCCACCACCGCCGATGACAACGTGCAGGGCGACGAGGGCCACTACAACACCTGGCGGGCCGCCGTGGTGATGAACTACAACCTGTTCAACGGCATGCGCGACAAGGCCCGCCTGCAAGCGGCGGCGCACTCGATCAACCAGTCCATGGACATCCGCAACAACGCCCTGCGCGTGCTCAACGAGAACCTGGCGCTGGCCTGGAACGCGATGGAGAACGCCCGCCTGCAGACCCCCAAGGCGCGTGACTACGCCGACTACACCCAGCGCGTGCGCGAGGCCTACCAGCAGCAGTTCGGCCTCGGTCAGCGCACCCTGCTCGACCTCCTGGACAGTGACAACGAACTCTTCACCGCCAACCGGCGCTACGTCGAGGTGCGCTACACCGAAGAGTTCGCCATGTTCCGCGTGATCTCCGCCATGGGCGACCTGCTGCGCCGGCAGAACGTCGTAGTCCCGGCCGAGGCCATCGCCGCTTCTGAAGTGAAGAGCGAAGCCCGCCTGCCGGAAATGAAGTGA
- a CDS encoding type I secretion system permease/ATPase has product MTTMERAGAAVDPRQSHDDPLLDGLLILCRLHDCPASRGSLTAGLPLANQQLTPDLLARAAARVGLQGRLLRRELGAISPLNLPVLLLLKDGRSAVLNQWGKDGRALILPCESDGGQQWIDRDLLEAAYSGEALFARPRHELEETRAPLVPRVTSWFRDTLRLSRWLYTDAVLASLLINLLGMLVPLFVMQTYDRVVPNQATSTLWVLTIGLLIGTGFDLLLRVLRAHLLDTAGKKTDVVLSATLFERITGMSMKARPTTIGGFAQSIHDFQGLREFLTAVTLTSLIDLPFSILMLLVIGLLGGWLVVIPVLAFPITAIFAWIIQVRLRDTVQRSLALGAERQALLIETLSGLETLKACSAESERQHRWERTHGALARLDSHARFLSALVTNGTLFLQQFAGLAMIIAGVYSIIAGNLSVGALVASYMLNSRVLAPLGQIAGLITRYQQAQLTMKSTDSLMGLPQERENKQQPLERTHIKGAIDVRGVSFRYPDQAAPALANVSLRLNAGERVGIIGRSGSGKSTLARLVMNFYSPEEGQLLLDGIDLRQLDVADLRHQIGFVTHDMPLIAGSLRDNLTLGARYVNDARMLEVAELTGVTELARQHPQGFDRPVGERGQLLSGGQRQAVLLARALLLDPPILLLDEPTSAMDNTSEDILRNRLHGWAQGKTVLLITHRASMLSLVERLVVLDGGHIVADGPKDAVIEALRKGRVGPAAV; this is encoded by the coding sequence ATGACCACCATGGAAAGGGCGGGTGCCGCCGTCGACCCCCGGCAGAGTCACGACGACCCGCTGCTGGACGGCTTGCTGATCCTGTGCCGGCTGCACGACTGCCCCGCCAGCCGGGGCAGCCTCACCGCCGGCCTGCCGCTGGCCAACCAGCAGCTGACGCCCGACCTGCTGGCCCGTGCCGCTGCACGGGTCGGCCTGCAGGGCCGGCTGCTGCGCCGTGAACTGGGGGCCATCTCTCCGCTCAACCTGCCGGTGCTGCTGTTGTTGAAGGACGGCCGCAGCGCGGTGCTCAACCAGTGGGGCAAGGACGGCCGCGCGCTGATCCTGCCCTGCGAGTCCGACGGCGGCCAGCAATGGATCGACCGCGACCTGCTCGAGGCCGCCTACAGCGGCGAAGCGCTGTTCGCCCGCCCCCGCCATGAGCTGGAGGAGACCCGCGCGCCGCTGGTGCCGCGGGTCACGTCCTGGTTCCGCGACACCCTGCGGCTGTCGCGCTGGCTCTACACCGATGCGGTGCTGGCAAGCCTGCTGATCAACCTGCTGGGCATGCTGGTGCCGCTGTTCGTGATGCAGACCTACGATCGCGTGGTGCCCAACCAGGCCACCTCGACCCTCTGGGTGCTGACCATCGGCCTGCTCATCGGCACCGGCTTCGACCTGCTGCTGCGGGTGCTGCGCGCCCACCTGCTGGACACCGCCGGGAAGAAGACCGACGTGGTGCTCTCGGCCACCCTGTTCGAACGCATCACCGGCATGTCGATGAAGGCGCGACCGACCACCATCGGCGGCTTCGCCCAGAGCATCCACGACTTCCAGGGCCTGCGTGAATTCCTCACCGCGGTGACCCTGACCAGCCTGATCGACCTGCCCTTCTCCATCCTCATGCTGCTGGTGATCGGCCTGCTCGGCGGCTGGCTGGTGGTGATCCCCGTGCTCGCCTTCCCCATCACCGCGATCTTCGCGTGGATCATCCAGGTCCGCCTGCGCGACACCGTGCAGCGCAGCCTGGCCCTGGGGGCGGAGCGCCAGGCCCTGCTGATCGAGACCCTCTCGGGGCTGGAGACGCTCAAGGCCTGCAGCGCCGAGAGCGAACGCCAGCACCGCTGGGAACGCACCCACGGCGCCCTCGCCCGCCTCGACAGCCACGCGCGCTTCCTCTCCGCGCTGGTGACCAACGGCACCCTGTTCCTGCAGCAGTTCGCCGGCCTGGCGATGATCATCGCCGGGGTCTACAGCATCATCGCCGGCAACCTCAGCGTCGGCGCCCTGGTGGCCAGCTACATGCTCAACAGCCGTGTGCTGGCGCCGCTCGGGCAGATCGCCGGGCTGATCACCCGCTACCAGCAGGCGCAGCTGACGATGAAGAGCACCGACTCGCTCATGGGCCTGCCCCAGGAGCGGGAGAACAAGCAGCAGCCGCTGGAGCGCACCCACATCAAGGGCGCCATCGACGTGCGCGGCGTGAGCTTCCGCTACCCGGACCAGGCCGCCCCGGCGCTGGCCAACGTCAGCCTGCGCCTGAACGCCGGCGAGCGGGTCGGCATCATCGGCCGCAGCGGCTCGGGCAAGAGCACCCTGGCGCGCCTGGTGATGAACTTCTACAGCCCCGAGGAAGGCCAGCTGCTGCTCGACGGTATCGACCTGCGCCAGCTGGACGTCGCCGACCTGCGCCACCAGATCGGCTTCGTCACCCACGACATGCCGCTGATCGCCGGCAGCCTGCGCGACAACCTGACCCTGGGGGCGCGCTACGTGAACGACGCACGGATGCTGGAGGTGGCCGAGCTGACCGGCGTCACCGAACTGGCCCGCCAGCACCCCCAGGGCTTCGACCGCCCGGTGGGCGAACGCGGCCAGCTGCTTTCCGGCGGCCAGCGCCAGGCGGTGCTGCTGGCCCGCGCCCTGCTGCTCGACCCGCCCATCCTGCTGCTGGACGAACCCACCAGCGCGATGGACAACACCAGCGAGGACATCCTGCGCAACCGCCTGCACGGCTGGGCACAGGGCAAGACCGTGCTGCTCATCACCCACCGCGCCTCCATGCTCAGCCTGGTGGAGCGCCTGGTGGTGCTCGATGGCGGCCACATCGTCGCCGACGGCCCGAAGGACGCGGTGATCGAAGCCTTGCGCAAGGGCCGCGTCGGCCCGGCGGCCGTCTAG